A stretch of the Rhizobium sullae genome encodes the following:
- a CDS encoding ABC transporter ATP-binding protein: MSTNKPGSVVFQNVRKTFGAFTAIPDLSLTIEPGTLVTLLGPSGCGKTTTLRMLAGLEHPSAGRILIGGKNVTMLPANERDVSMVFQSYALFPHMTALDNVAYGLESSGLKRKEACDRAEEGLELVGLAGMGQRLPAELSGGQQQRVAVARALVLEPQVLLLDEPLSNLDARLRRRVRTEIRELQQRLGFTAVYVTHDQDEALAVSDQIIVMKDGEVAQQGAPRDLYDQPSSAFIADFMGEANVIPCDVVGVEGGDATINVEGLVRRVPGRNVRTGPAQLAVRPNAITLSVRNGGTFNGQITHAAYLGDHVEYEVKTANGTLFVVDPAVETALPPLTEVEIGFKDRGIAIIGG, from the coding sequence ATGAGCACCAACAAGCCCGGTTCCGTCGTTTTCCAAAACGTTCGCAAGACCTTCGGCGCCTTTACGGCGATCCCCGACCTGTCGCTGACAATCGAGCCTGGCACCCTGGTCACGCTGCTCGGCCCCTCCGGCTGCGGCAAGACGACGACGTTGCGCATGCTGGCGGGCCTCGAACATCCGTCCGCCGGGCGCATCCTGATCGGCGGCAAGAATGTGACGATGCTGCCGGCAAACGAGCGCGACGTCTCGATGGTCTTCCAGTCCTACGCGCTCTTCCCCCATATGACGGCACTTGATAACGTCGCCTATGGCCTTGAATCCTCGGGATTGAAGCGCAAGGAGGCCTGCGATCGCGCCGAAGAGGGCCTGGAGCTCGTCGGCCTCGCCGGCATGGGTCAGCGCTTGCCTGCCGAGCTCTCCGGCGGTCAGCAGCAGCGCGTCGCCGTTGCCCGCGCCCTTGTGCTCGAACCACAGGTGCTGCTTCTCGACGAACCGCTGTCAAACCTCGACGCGCGGCTTCGCCGCCGGGTGAGGACGGAAATCCGCGAACTGCAGCAACGCCTCGGCTTCACGGCCGTCTATGTCACCCACGACCAGGACGAGGCGCTCGCCGTGTCCGACCAAATCATCGTCATGAAGGACGGCGAAGTGGCCCAGCAAGGTGCGCCGCGCGATCTCTACGATCAGCCGAGCTCCGCATTCATCGCCGACTTCATGGGCGAGGCAAACGTCATTCCCTGTGATGTTGTTGGTGTCGAAGGCGGGGACGCGACGATCAACGTCGAGGGCCTGGTGCGACGCGTCCCCGGCCGCAATGTCCGCACCGGACCGGCACAGCTCGCGGTGCGCCCGAACGCCATTACGCTGTCAGTGCGGAATGGCGGCACTTTCAACGGACAGATCACCCATGCGGCCTATCTCGGCGATCACGTGGAATATGAAGTGAAGACAGCCAACGGCACGCTCTTCGTCGTCGATCCGGCGGTGGAAACAGCGCTTCCGCCTTTGACAGAGGTGGAGATCGGCTTCAAGGATCGCGGAATTGCCATCATCGGCGGCTGA
- the selD gene encoding selenide, water dikinase SelD — protein sequence MDNPAATSPFRLTALAHGGGCGCKLAPSVLQQLLAGQAAAAPFARLLVGTETGDDAAVWQLDDETCLIATTDFFMPMVDNPFDFGRIAATNAISDVYAMGGRPLMALAILGMPIDKMPTETVREILNGGSAICAEAGIPVAGGHSIDSPEPIYGLAVVGTCPVSGLRRNSDARAGDALILTKALGVGIYSAAFKKGALPPDAYGELIASTTLLNSVGAELALDADVHAMTDVTGFGILGHALEMAQGSNKRISLRVRDMALLAGAAELAEQGFVTGASQRNWASYGMNVSLPDNLPIWQRHILTDPQTSGGLLVSCSMAQAEELLGKIVAVGYPAARIIGVVEDGGSGLRVAA from the coding sequence ATGGATAATCCTGCTGCAACATCGCCCTTCCGCCTGACGGCGCTCGCTCATGGCGGCGGCTGCGGCTGCAAGCTGGCGCCGTCTGTTCTACAGCAATTGCTTGCGGGCCAAGCCGCGGCCGCGCCCTTCGCCCGGTTGCTCGTGGGAACGGAAACAGGCGACGATGCCGCCGTCTGGCAGCTTGACGATGAAACCTGCCTGATCGCGACCACCGATTTCTTCATGCCGATGGTCGATAACCCCTTCGATTTTGGCCGCATTGCCGCCACCAACGCGATCTCCGACGTCTATGCCATGGGCGGCAGGCCGCTGATGGCACTCGCCATTCTCGGCATGCCGATCGACAAAATGCCCACCGAAACGGTACGGGAGATATTGAATGGCGGCAGCGCCATCTGTGCAGAGGCCGGCATTCCCGTCGCAGGCGGTCATTCGATCGATTCGCCGGAGCCGATTTACGGCCTAGCGGTCGTCGGCACTTGCCCGGTTTCCGGCCTGCGCCGCAACAGTGACGCAAGAGCTGGCGATGCGCTGATCCTGACGAAGGCACTCGGCGTGGGTATCTATTCGGCAGCCTTCAAGAAAGGCGCCCTGCCACCGGACGCCTATGGCGAACTCATCGCGTCAACGACGCTCCTCAATAGCGTCGGAGCAGAACTCGCCTTGGATGCCGACGTCCACGCCATGACAGACGTCACCGGCTTCGGCATTCTTGGTCACGCCCTTGAGATGGCTCAGGGATCGAACAAGCGGATATCGCTTAGAGTCAGGGACATGGCTCTTCTTGCCGGCGCCGCCGAACTCGCCGAGCAGGGTTTCGTGACCGGCGCATCGCAGCGGAACTGGGCAAGCTACGGTATGAACGTTTCCCTGCCCGACAACCTCCCAATATGGCAGCGCCATATACTCACCGACCCCCAGACCTCCGGGGGTCTGCTCGTTTCATGCAGCATGGCTCAAGCGGAAGAATTGCTCGGAAAGATCGTTGCGGTAGGCTATCCCGCAGCGCGGATCATCGGTGTGGTCGAGGATGGCGGGTCTGGACTGCGCGTCGCTGCCTGA
- a CDS encoding ABC transporter permease, protein MKNHTRRLDTALVFAVAALMLLPWYRIEGGFFGLGWLSSFPGDPSTAPGILQIVQHGRWWLAIAVFFVLLGGIARLLPDPARRGTLVAWAGGLGLLLLALQGLAIGFSGWTWTLSERFFGALPDGQPAIGAGAVVIGFVFVLFFAFGLAERGVLKGDAFVSGAIATLVLLVTVFVFYPIGSMFVGAFQDFDGSFNPHGFVSNIQDSSVWSVGCIAGGERCGVAWRTLWLAITTASASTTLGLCFALVATRTHFPFKKSLRLLTILPIITPPFVVGLSLTLLFGRSGIATQFVSSLLGVEPGRWLYGLTGIWIAQVLSFTPISFLVLIGVVEGVSPSMEEASQTLRAGRWRTFWRVSLPLMKPGLANAFLIGFIESMADFGNPLVLGGSHGVLSTEIFFAVVGSQNDPSRAAVLAMILLCFTLSAFLAQRFWLSGKNFATVTGKGDSGQHIALPRSLSIAVHAIVVPWMIFTIVVYAMILFGGFVRTWGLDNSLTFEHYLRAFSIGLRDDGGLAWTGVAWNSFWTTMEIALISAPLTAAVGLLTAYLIVRQKFAGRSLFEFALMMSFAIPGTVIGISYIMAFNLPPLEMTGTALILVACFVFRNMPVGVRGGVAAMSQLDKSLDEASLTLRADSFRTIRKVILPLLRPAITAALVYSFVRAITSISAVVFLVSAQYNMATSYIIGLVENGEYGVAIAYSSTLIIVMVAVIAGFQLLVGERRLRRENRVALAVPTATAPLGQEKTA, encoded by the coding sequence ATGAAGAACCACACTCGCAGACTGGATACCGCTCTCGTTTTTGCTGTTGCCGCCCTGATGCTGCTCCCGTGGTATCGGATCGAAGGCGGCTTCTTCGGCCTTGGCTGGCTGTCTAGCTTCCCGGGTGATCCCTCCACGGCGCCCGGCATACTCCAGATCGTCCAGCATGGCCGATGGTGGCTCGCGATCGCCGTTTTCTTTGTTTTGCTTGGCGGCATCGCGCGCCTCCTCCCCGATCCAGCGCGCCGCGGTACCTTGGTTGCGTGGGCAGGCGGCCTTGGTCTTCTCCTTTTGGCGCTGCAGGGACTTGCGATCGGTTTTTCCGGCTGGACCTGGACACTCAGCGAAAGGTTCTTTGGGGCATTGCCAGACGGCCAGCCCGCCATCGGCGCCGGAGCGGTCGTCATCGGCTTCGTTTTCGTGCTGTTCTTTGCCTTCGGCCTCGCCGAGCGCGGTGTTCTGAAGGGTGACGCCTTCGTCTCCGGGGCCATTGCCACGCTCGTGCTTCTCGTCACCGTCTTCGTCTTCTATCCGATCGGTAGCATGTTCGTTGGCGCCTTCCAGGACTTCGACGGTTCCTTCAATCCGCATGGTTTTGTCAGCAATATCCAGGATTCGTCCGTCTGGAGCGTCGGTTGTATCGCCGGCGGCGAGCGATGCGGTGTCGCCTGGCGCACCTTATGGCTCGCGATCACGACGGCGTCGGCGTCGACAACGCTTGGACTCTGCTTCGCCCTAGTCGCCACCCGCACGCACTTTCCCTTCAAGAAAAGCCTGCGCCTGCTCACGATCTTGCCGATCATCACGCCGCCGTTCGTCGTCGGCCTTTCGCTCACCCTGCTTTTCGGCCGTTCGGGCATTGCAACACAGTTCGTCTCCTCGCTGCTCGGCGTTGAGCCCGGCCGTTGGCTCTATGGCCTGACCGGCATCTGGATCGCGCAGGTGCTCTCGTTCACCCCGATCTCCTTCCTCGTACTGATCGGCGTGGTCGAAGGGGTCAGCCCGTCGATGGAGGAAGCATCGCAGACCCTGCGCGCCGGTCGCTGGCGCACCTTCTGGCGTGTCTCGTTGCCGCTGATGAAGCCGGGCCTGGCGAATGCCTTCTTGATCGGCTTCATCGAAAGCATGGCGGACTTCGGCAATCCGCTGGTGCTCGGCGGAAGCCATGGCGTGCTGTCGACCGAAATCTTCTTTGCCGTCGTCGGCTCGCAAAACGACCCATCGCGGGCAGCAGTCCTTGCCATGATCCTGCTCTGCTTCACGCTTTCGGCGTTCCTGGCACAGCGTTTCTGGCTATCGGGCAAGAATTTTGCGACGGTTACCGGCAAGGGCGATTCCGGCCAGCATATCGCGCTACCGCGCAGTCTTTCAATCGCCGTCCATGCGATCGTCGTCCCTTGGATGATTTTCACGATCGTCGTCTACGCGATGATCCTTTTCGGCGGTTTCGTGCGTACCTGGGGGCTCGACAACTCGCTAACATTTGAACACTATCTGCGTGCATTTTCGATCGGGTTGCGGGATGACGGCGGCCTAGCGTGGACGGGGGTCGCCTGGAATTCGTTCTGGACGACGATGGAGATCGCCCTGATCTCCGCCCCGCTCACCGCCGCTGTCGGCCTTTTGACTGCCTATCTCATCGTGCGGCAGAAGTTTGCGGGGCGGAGCCTCTTCGAATTCGCGCTGATGATGAGCTTTGCGATCCCAGGCACCGTCATCGGCATCAGCTACATCATGGCCTTCAACCTGCCGCCCCTCGAAATGACTGGCACGGCATTGATTCTTGTCGCCTGCTTCGTGTTCCGTAACATGCCGGTTGGCGTGCGCGGCGGCGTGGCAGCCATGAGCCAACTCGACAAGAGCCTCGATGAAGCCTCGCTGACGCTGCGCGCTGATAGCTTCCGCACGATCCGCAAGGTTATCCTGCCTCTGCTGCGGCCAGCGATCACAGCAGCACTGGTCTATTCCTTCGTGCGCGCCATCACCTCAATCAGCGCTGTCGTTTTCCTCGTTAGCGCTCAATACAACATGGCGACATCCTATATCATCGGTCTCGTCGAGAACGGCGAATACGGCGTCGCCATCGCCTATTCTTCAACGCTGATCATCGTCATGGTCGCAGTCATCGCAGGCTTCCAGCTTCTCGTCGGCGAACGGCGGCTGCGGCGCGAAAACCGTGTTGCACTTGCCGTGCCCACTGCCACCGCACCTCTCGGTCAGGAGAAAACCGCATGA
- a CDS encoding LacI family DNA-binding transcriptional regulator → MSSKIFVSADEVAKRAGVSRSAVSRAFTPGASVSAETRRKVMEAADELGYHVNHLARGLMRNESGIVCLIVSEVATPYRSALLRELTQQLQSVGKVAMLVNTDRSDGSVDRALSQAIRYRADASIILSGLPDKSITQLCLRNGQRLVLINRDDDQPGPLRINLDDYEAAGRVVTAFLRAGCSKLAFANSEAGTPSLMAREHGFIAAAKTFGLDVIVERYGWTGYEAGKILAQRMLTRKDRPDAVFCATDLLACGFMDAARHQFSMTIPNQLCIVGFDDIEQASWSSYQLTTFAQPVEAIARQAVAWLGNDAESRAENQSLRLHAQLVWRGSVRGG, encoded by the coding sequence GTGTCGTCCAAGATTTTTGTCAGCGCTGACGAAGTTGCCAAAAGAGCAGGGGTGTCGCGCTCCGCTGTTTCGCGGGCTTTCACGCCCGGGGCGAGCGTATCGGCCGAAACACGGCGAAAGGTAATGGAAGCCGCCGACGAGCTCGGCTATCACGTCAACCATCTGGCGCGCGGGCTGATGCGGAATGAAAGCGGCATCGTCTGCCTCATTGTTTCAGAGGTCGCCACGCCCTATCGTTCGGCCTTGCTGCGGGAATTGACGCAGCAGCTGCAGAGCGTCGGCAAAGTTGCGATGCTCGTGAACACGGATCGGTCGGACGGGAGTGTGGATCGGGCTTTAAGCCAAGCCATTCGGTATCGCGCAGATGCTTCAATCATACTATCCGGGCTGCCGGATAAATCGATCACGCAGCTTTGCCTGAGAAACGGACAAAGGCTCGTCTTGATCAATCGCGACGATGATCAACCCGGTCCGCTTCGCATCAATCTCGATGATTATGAAGCAGCGGGACGAGTGGTAACAGCCTTTCTTCGTGCTGGCTGCAGCAAGCTTGCGTTCGCGAACTCGGAAGCGGGCACGCCTAGCCTCATGGCGCGGGAACACGGTTTCATTGCCGCTGCGAAAACTTTCGGCTTGGATGTCATTGTTGAGCGCTATGGCTGGACAGGATACGAGGCCGGCAAGATCCTGGCGCAGCGCATGTTGACCAGAAAGGATCGTCCGGATGCAGTTTTCTGCGCCACCGATCTTCTTGCCTGTGGTTTTATGGATGCAGCCAGGCATCAGTTCTCAATGACCATACCAAATCAGCTTTGCATTGTGGGCTTTGACGATATCGAGCAGGCATCCTGGTCTTCCTACCAGTTGACGACCTTCGCGCAGCCCGTGGAGGCAATCGCGCGGCAAGCCGTTGCTTGGCTTGGAAATGATGCGGAAAGTCGAGCCGAAAACCAATCCCTGAGGTTGCACGCTCAACTGGTTTGGCGTGGCTCAGTCAGAGGAGGCTGA
- the fdnG gene encoding formate dehydrogenase-N subunit alpha, with protein sequence MNMELSRRQFLAAAGAGVAVTALGAFGFGDVEAVHAEAIRAFKLVNTTETRNTCPYCSVACGIIMYSKGDLKKGEKAEIIHIEGDTDHPTNRGTLCPKGAALLDFVKAETRLKYPMIRKPGSDKFERISWDDALNRIARLMKDDRDANFVERNAAGLAVNRWTTTGFLAASATTNETAWETYKVVRSAGMLVFDNQARVUHGPTVASLAPTFGRGAMTNSWTDIKNTDLVVIMGGNAAEAHPCGFKWVTEAKANRGARLIVVDPRFTRSASVADVYAPIRQGTDIAFLLGVINYCIGNDKVQWDYVKAFTNAAYIVKDDFAYKDGLFTGYDEAKRGYDMSSWDYVIGEDGYAVIDDTLKNPRCVWSLLKEHVAIYTPEMVDRICGTPKDKFLKVAEMIAECSSPTKVMTSMYALGWTQHSKGSQNIRAMAMLQLILGNIGMRGGGMNALRGHSNIQGLTDVGLMSNLLPGYLTLPNEKEADFDSYMSTRGFKPLRPNQMSYWQNYRKFFVSFLKAMWGSAATPENKFAYDWLPKLDVPGYDVLRAFELMNQGKMTGYICQGFNPLLAVPNRAKATASLSKLKFLVTMDPLDTETSRFWENHGDFNDVDSSQIQTEVIQLPSTCFAEDEGSLTNSSRWLQWHWPGGTPPGEAKTDNWIMAHIHVRLKELYRKEGGTFPDPIVNLDWAYADSGEPTAEELAKEINGRALATVFDTADPTKVVAEAGKLVPSFAALRDDGSTSSACWIYSGCFNENGNNMARRDTSDPDETGAYLKWTFSWPVNRRILYNRASADLSGKPWDPSRKLIEWDGAKWSGYDVPDIAPTAKPADVGPFIMNPEGVSRLFTRAMMRDGPFPAHYEPFESPVANLVAPAVRGNPAARVFEDDFKQFAEPASKEFPYAATSYRLTEHFHYWTKHVWVNAVLQPEFFVEISEELASEKGIAKGGWVRVWSKRGSIRAKAVVTKRIKPLMCDGKAVHVVGIPLHWGFTGAAKKGFGPNSLTPFVGDANIETPEYKAFLVNIEPIAGPVA encoded by the coding sequence ATGAACATGGAGCTCTCACGGCGCCAGTTTCTAGCGGCGGCCGGCGCAGGTGTTGCGGTTACGGCGCTCGGGGCTTTTGGCTTCGGCGACGTCGAAGCGGTCCATGCCGAAGCGATCCGCGCTTTCAAGCTCGTGAACACCACCGAAACACGGAACACCTGTCCGTATTGCTCTGTGGCATGTGGCATCATCATGTATTCGAAGGGTGACCTGAAAAAAGGCGAGAAGGCCGAGATCATCCATATCGAGGGCGATACCGACCATCCCACAAATCGCGGCACGCTCTGTCCGAAGGGCGCAGCCTTGCTGGATTTCGTCAAGGCCGAGACGCGGCTGAAATATCCGATGATCCGCAAGCCCGGGTCGGACAAGTTCGAGCGCATTTCCTGGGATGATGCGCTTAACCGCATCGCCCGGCTGATGAAGGACGACCGCGACGCCAATTTCGTCGAACGGAACGCCGCCGGCCTTGCGGTGAACCGGTGGACGACGACGGGCTTCCTTGCCGCATCTGCGACAACGAACGAGACGGCGTGGGAGACCTACAAGGTCGTGCGCAGCGCCGGAATGCTGGTCTTCGACAATCAGGCGCGTGTCTGACACGGCCCTACGGTAGCCAGTTTGGCTCCAACATTTGGCCGCGGCGCAATGACCAACTCCTGGACCGACATCAAGAACACCGATCTTGTTGTCATCATGGGCGGTAACGCAGCCGAAGCACACCCTTGCGGTTTCAAGTGGGTTACGGAGGCGAAAGCCAATCGCGGCGCAAGGCTGATCGTCGTGGATCCGCGGTTTACACGTTCGGCTTCGGTCGCCGACGTTTACGCACCGATCCGCCAAGGCACGGATATCGCTTTCCTGCTCGGCGTCATCAATTACTGCATCGGCAATGACAAGGTGCAGTGGGACTATGTCAAGGCCTTCACGAATGCGGCTTACATCGTCAAGGACGACTTCGCCTACAAAGACGGGCTCTTCACTGGCTATGACGAGGCCAAGCGCGGCTACGACATGTCGAGCTGGGACTACGTGATCGGTGAGGACGGCTATGCCGTGATTGACGATACGCTGAAAAATCCGCGCTGCGTGTGGAGCCTCCTGAAGGAGCATGTCGCCATCTATACGCCAGAGATGGTGGACCGCATCTGCGGCACGCCGAAGGACAAGTTCCTGAAGGTGGCCGAGATGATTGCGGAATGCTCGTCACCGACCAAGGTGATGACCTCGATGTATGCGCTCGGTTGGACGCAGCATTCCAAGGGCTCGCAGAACATCCGCGCCATGGCGATGCTGCAGCTGATCCTCGGCAATATCGGGATGCGTGGCGGCGGCATGAATGCGCTGCGCGGTCACTCCAACATCCAGGGCCTCACCGACGTGGGACTGATGTCGAACCTGTTGCCTGGCTATCTGACGCTGCCGAACGAGAAGGAAGCGGATTTCGACAGCTACATGTCGACACGCGGCTTCAAGCCGCTCCGCCCGAATCAGATGAGCTATTGGCAGAACTACAGGAAATTCTTCGTGAGCTTCCTGAAGGCGATGTGGGGTTCGGCGGCGACGCCGGAAAACAAGTTCGCCTATGACTGGCTGCCGAAGCTCGACGTGCCGGGCTATGACGTCCTGCGCGCTTTCGAACTCATGAACCAGGGCAAGATGACCGGCTACATTTGCCAAGGGTTCAATCCGCTTCTGGCCGTTCCAAACCGCGCGAAGGCGACCGCTTCACTGTCGAAGCTCAAATTTCTCGTCACCATGGATCCGCTGGATACCGAAACCTCACGGTTCTGGGAGAACCACGGCGACTTCAACGACGTCGATTCTTCGCAAATTCAGACGGAGGTCATCCAGCTGCCGTCCACCTGCTTTGCCGAAGATGAGGGGTCGCTGACGAATTCCAGCCGTTGGCTTCAATGGCATTGGCCGGGCGGCACCCCTCCCGGCGAAGCCAAGACCGACAACTGGATCATGGCGCATATCCATGTGCGTCTGAAGGAGCTCTATCGCAAGGAAGGCGGAACCTTCCCCGATCCGATCGTCAATCTCGATTGGGCGTACGCCGATTCAGGCGAGCCGACGGCGGAGGAACTTGCCAAGGAGATCAACGGACGGGCGCTTGCCACCGTTTTCGACACGGCTGATCCTACCAAGGTAGTGGCCGAGGCAGGCAAGCTGGTGCCGAGCTTCGCGGCCCTTCGCGACGACGGCTCGACCTCCTCGGCGTGCTGGATCTATTCCGGTTGCTTTAACGAGAACGGCAACAACATGGCCCGGCGTGACACGTCGGATCCGGACGAGACCGGCGCCTATCTGAAATGGACTTTCTCGTGGCCTGTCAACCGTCGTATCCTCTATAACCGCGCATCGGCAGACCTTTCCGGCAAGCCATGGGATCCAAGCCGCAAGCTGATCGAATGGGACGGCGCAAAATGGTCGGGCTATGACGTGCCCGATATCGCGCCGACGGCCAAGCCTGCCGATGTCGGGCCGTTCATTATGAATCCGGAAGGCGTCTCTCGCCTTTTCACAAGGGCGATGATGCGCGACGGGCCGTTCCCGGCTCACTACGAGCCATTCGAATCGCCGGTTGCCAATCTTGTTGCCCCCGCAGTGCGCGGCAATCCGGCCGCACGGGTATTCGAGGACGATTTCAAGCAATTTGCCGAACCGGCCTCTAAGGAGTTTCCCTACGCGGCGACGTCCTACCGCCTCACCGAACACTTCCACTACTGGACGAAGCATGTCTGGGTGAATGCCGTGCTGCAGCCGGAGTTCTTCGTCGAGATTTCGGAGGAACTCGCATCGGAAAAAGGCATCGCCAAAGGCGGTTGGGTGCGTGTTTGGTCCAAGCGCGGCTCCATCAGGGCCAAGGCGGTTGTTACCAAGCGGATCAAGCCGCTGATGTGCGACGGCAAGGCCGTCCATGTCGTGGGCATCCCACTGCATTGGGGGTTTACCGGAGCTGCCAAGAAGGGCTTCGGCCCGAATTCGCTGACGCCTTTCGTCGGCGACGCAAACATAGAGACGCCCGAATACAAGGCGTTCCTGGTCAACATAGAGCCCATCGCCGGGCCGGTGGCATAG
- a CDS encoding ABC transporter substrate-binding protein: protein MGSVKIAAAALVASVTFGAYSVHAAGDLNLICSADVVICEMMKDRFEKETDIKVNMVRLSSGETYAKIRAEARNPKTDIWWAGTGDPHLQAASEGLTQEYKSPLLDQLQDWAKKQAESANYRTVGVYAGALGWGYNTDVLQKKGLKEPKCWADLLDPSYKGEIQIANPNSSGTAYTALATLVQIMGEDKAFEYLGKLNANISQYTKSGSAPVKAAARGEATIGVVFMHDAVAQTVEGFPVKSVAPCEGTGYEIGSMSIIKGAKNVGNAKKWYDWALSADVQSHMKDAKSFQLPSNKSAEVPKESPKFEDIKLIDYDFKTYGEPDKRKALLSRWDKDIGAKAN, encoded by the coding sequence ATGGGTTCGGTAAAAATTGCCGCGGCAGCGCTTGTCGCGAGTGTGACTTTTGGCGCCTATTCGGTCCACGCCGCTGGGGACCTCAATCTCATCTGCTCCGCAGATGTCGTTATCTGTGAGATGATGAAGGACCGCTTCGAGAAGGAAACGGACATCAAGGTGAACATGGTTCGGCTGTCGTCCGGCGAAACCTATGCAAAGATCCGCGCCGAAGCGCGCAACCCAAAGACCGATATCTGGTGGGCCGGCACGGGCGACCCGCATCTCCAGGCCGCAAGCGAAGGGCTAACGCAGGAATACAAGTCGCCACTGCTCGACCAGCTTCAGGATTGGGCAAAGAAGCAAGCCGAAAGCGCAAATTACCGTACAGTCGGCGTCTATGCCGGCGCGCTCGGCTGGGGCTACAACACCGACGTGCTGCAAAAGAAGGGGCTGAAAGAACCGAAATGCTGGGCTGATCTCCTCGATCCATCCTACAAGGGCGAGATCCAGATCGCCAACCCCAACTCATCGGGCACGGCCTATACCGCCCTTGCAACGCTTGTACAGATCATGGGCGAGGACAAGGCGTTCGAGTATCTTGGCAAGCTCAACGCCAACATCTCGCAATACACAAAATCAGGCTCGGCGCCGGTCAAGGCCGCCGCCCGCGGCGAAGCAACGATCGGCGTCGTTTTCATGCACGACGCAGTCGCCCAGACGGTGGAAGGCTTCCCGGTCAAATCGGTCGCGCCTTGCGAGGGGACCGGTTACGAAATCGGCTCCATGTCGATCATCAAGGGCGCCAAGAACGTCGGAAACGCCAAGAAGTGGTATGACTGGGCGCTGTCCGCCGATGTTCAATCGCACATGAAGGATGCGAAGTCCTTCCAGCTGCCATCCAACAAGTCGGCGGAAGTGCCGAAGGAATCGCCGAAGTTCGAGGACATCAAGCTGATCGATTACGATTTCAAGACCTATGGCGAGCCGGACAAGCGCAAGGCGCTGCTTTCGCGTTGGGACAAGGACATTGGCGCGAAGGCAAACTGA
- a CDS encoding inositol monophosphatase family protein — protein sequence MTSHVVPGLEARLALAEVIAREAGAMALDYFKRRETLVIETKRDPQDVVSIADREVENLIRGRFNEIYPADGVLGEEYGLEVGTSGFTWVVDPIDGTSPFVNGMPNWCISIALLHGGVPVVGVICAPCHDELYAAAIGLGATLNGKKLSLDPSRTIRNSVTGIGANNYVTPAFVGKMVESLLSAGGNFIRNGSGALMLAYVAAGRLVGYYEPYMHAWDCLAGYCLVKEAGGWYHSFPTEDEQLTKGAPVLAAAPGAINDLRQVAGL from the coding sequence ATGACGTCGCATGTCGTACCAGGTCTCGAAGCCAGGCTGGCACTCGCAGAAGTTATAGCCCGCGAAGCGGGCGCTATGGCGCTCGATTACTTCAAGCGCCGTGAGACGCTGGTGATTGAAACCAAGCGCGACCCGCAGGATGTCGTCTCGATCGCCGATCGGGAGGTCGAAAACCTGATCCGCGGCCGTTTCAACGAGATCTATCCTGCTGACGGCGTACTTGGCGAGGAATATGGGCTCGAAGTCGGCACCTCGGGCTTTACATGGGTGGTCGATCCGATCGACGGCACCAGCCCTTTTGTAAACGGCATGCCGAACTGGTGCATTTCGATCGCGCTGTTGCACGGGGGCGTTCCGGTCGTCGGCGTCATCTGCGCGCCATGCCACGATGAGCTTTACGCGGCCGCAATAGGGCTTGGCGCGACGTTGAACGGCAAGAAGCTCTCGCTCGATCCCTCGCGCACCATCCGCAACAGCGTAACGGGCATTGGCGCGAACAACTACGTGACGCCAGCTTTCGTGGGCAAGATGGTCGAGAGCCTGCTTTCGGCAGGCGGCAATTTCATCCGCAACGGCTCGGGTGCGCTGATGCTTGCCTATGTGGCCGCTGGCCGTCTCGTCGGCTATTACGAGCCTTACATGCACGCCTGGGACTGCCTGGCGGGCTATTGCTTGGTGAAGGAAGCCGGCGGCTGGTACCATTCCTTCCCGACGGAAGATGAACAGCTGACGAAAGGGGCGCCGGTTCTCGCCGCTGCGCCCGGAGCTATCAATGACCTGCGACAGGTCGCAGGCCTATGA